GTGCCCCTCCCGGAAAGCGGTGTCATCCGCCCAGGCCGCGACGACCTCGGCTAAAAAAAGGTCGTAGCGGGCTTGGTTGTAGGGCTCGGGGTAGATACGGCATTCCAGCCAGGCCAGGCAGCCTTGCACCAACGGCGCCTCCACCAAGCTGGCGGGCTCGGTGCTGAGGCCGAAGCGGCTGAACTTGTCGAGGTCGCGACCGCTGGTGTGACCGACGCCGGTCACCAGGTCCACCTGTGCGGCGCTCGGAACGCTGAGCACGAAGCTGCCGGAGGCTTCGATCAGGCCGCGCGAAAAGGTGTTTTTGTCGATGACCACCGCCACCTTGGGCGGATCGAAGTCCAAGGGCATGTTCCATGCGGCGGCCATCACGTCGCGCTGGCCTTGGTGGGCGGACGCCACCAGGACCGTGGGGCCGTGGTTCAGCAGGCGGGAGGCTTTGGCCAGGGGGACAGCTTGTCTCATGGCGATGACCGGTTCAGGCGAAGACAGTGAGCAGGCGATCGAGTCCGCCATCCGGGATGGCCACCATCGCTTTGGCGCGGACAGCCGGCTTGGCGTGGTAGGCGACCGAGAGGCCGGCGGCACCCATCATCGGCAGGTCATTGGCGCCATCGCCCACGGCGATGCACTGGGCCGCTGTGGCACCGATGTGTTCGGCACAGTTCAGCATCATCCGGCGCTTCTCTTCACCGTCGCAGATCTCGCCCCAGGGCTGCATCAACAGGCCGCCGGTGAGCTGCTCATTGACGATCTCCAGCGCATTGCTGCGCACGAAGTCCATGCCCAGCTCTGCGGCGACATGCTTCGTGAAGTAGGTGAAGCCACCCGAGACCAGGACCAGCTTCAGTCCCGCCGCCTTCAGCGCCGCGCAGAGCTCGCGCGCGCCGGGGTTGAAACGCAGCCGGTCGCGCAGCACCTGGGCCAGGGCGCTTGACGGGACACCCTTCAGCAACGTCAGGCGGCGACGCAGGCTGTCCTTGAAGTCGGTGATCTCGCCACGCATCGCCGCTTCGGTGATGGCGGCCACTTCGGCCTTGCGGCCCGCTGCGTCGGCGATCTCGTCGATGCATTCGATGTTGATCAGCGTGGAGTCCATGTCGAAGGCCGCGAGACGGAAATCGGACAGGCGCAGGGGCGGTGTGAGGCCTTGCAGAACCAGCGGGGAGGGATCAGCGGACATGTCGATCGGTGCAGGTGAGGACAGGAAGGGAAGGCGCTCAGCTTAGCGCACCCGCCAACCGGGCGTTGGCTCACACACAGAGGTCAGCCGGGGATGCTGCCAGCTCTCCAGCTTGAGTCCCGGCACGCGCGCAAAGCCGTGATCACGAGACACGAGGGTGGCGTCGCGTGACAGCGCGTGGGCGGCAATCAGCAGGTCCATTGTTTCCAGCCGCTGTCCCTGGCTTTCCAGCAGCGTGCGGAGCCGAGCGTAGTGCTGCGGGAGGTGGTCGTCCTCGGTGAGCGGCAGGACCGGGATCAGGCGCCGCACCCATTGGTACTGGCGTGCGCGCCTGGGCGAAGGGCACTTCGCCAGGCCGAAGAGCACCTCGTTGTGCACCAGCACGCTGAGGCCGACCTCGTCTCGCTTCAGCGCGTTGATCGCTCGCCAACTGGTGCTGTACCCGCTGCAAGCGACCTCGCGCATGAGCGCCGACACGACATTGGTGTCAAGCATGTAGCGCATGGTCGCGCTCCCGACGGGTTTGGGCCATGAAACGATCGAAGGCCAGCGCGGCGGGATCGGGTTGGGACTCGTCGGGCGACATGCCGTAGAACGCGCAATACGTCTCCCACAGTGCGACGTAGGCCGGCGAGTGGATTGGCGGCATCGGATCGGGGAAGGGGAAGGGTGAGGCGCCGTTCGCAGCCGGTGCGGTGGGTGGTGTCTGGGCGGGGCTGCCGCTGTCGGTAGTACGGTTGGGGGCGAGGCAGCCAGGGCAGCCGGTGCCGCCGGCGCCCGCGGTGCTGCCGAGGCCGTTGATGCAATCCTTGCCGAGCTCGCCGCCGTCGCCGCCGTCGCCGAGTTCGCTGCTGCGAGCGGCTTCCGTGGGGCGGGGCGTGTCGCCCAGGGGCTCGGCAGAGCCGGAATGAGCCGGGCCGGGATGAGCCGGGCCGGGATGAGCTGGGCCGGGATGAGCTGGGCTGGCCGGGGCGTGGCAGGACCGGGCGCTGGGGACGGCGCCTGCCGCCGCGGGGGTGGCGGGCGTGGCGGCGAACGACGCCGCATTGGCGCTATGGACATTGAGCATCTGGCATCTCCAAAAGGTGACAAGCCACCACTCTAGAAATTGCCCCGCCGCCTGTCACTGACCCAGACTCGCGTAAGAAAAAGTGTCAGGTCTTGACCGGTGCCCCCAGCAACCGAAGCACCTCACGCACCGCCTGCGCACGGTCCTTGGGATCGGACAGGGCCTTGTCGATGCGGAGCTTCTCGTTGCCCACCAGCTTGATGTTGCGGTTCTTCTGCACCAGCTCGATGACGCGCATGGCATCGATCGGCGGGTTGGGGCGGAAATTGATGTTGATGACCGTGGGCGCGGCATCGATCTTCATCACCCCGTAGGGCTTGGCCAGCACGCGCAGGCGGTGGGTGTCGAACAGGGTCTGTCCCTGGGCCGGCAGTTTGCCGAAGCGATCGGTGATTTCCTCCAGCATCGCGTCGATCTGCTCGCTCTTGTCGGCCGTGGCCAGCCGCTTGTAGAGCGACAGCCGCTGGTGGACATCGCCGCAGTAGGCATCGGGCAGCAGCGCGGGCGCATGCAGGTTGATCTCGGTGGTGGCCGACAGCGGACTGAGCAGGTCCGGTTCGCGACCCGCCTTGAGCGAGCGCACCGCCTCGGACAGCATGTCGTTGTAGAGCTGGAAGCCCACCTCCATCATGTTGCCGCTCTGGTTCTCCCCCAGCACCTCGCCGGCGCCGCGGATCTCCAGGTCGTGCATCGCGAGGTAGAAGCCCGAGCCCAGCTCCTCCATGTTCTGGATCGCATCCAGCCGCTGGGCCGCCTGCTTGGTCAGGCCTTCGATGTCCGGCACCATGAGGTAGGCATAAGCCTGGTGGTGGGAGCGTCCGACCCGTCCGCGCAGCTGATGCAGCTGGGCCAGGCCGAACTTGTCCGCCCGGCTGATGACGATGGTGTTGGCGCTGGGCACGTCGATGCCGGTCTCGATGATGGTGGAGCACAGCAGCAGGTTGTGCTTGCCGCCGACGAACTCGCGCATCACCCGTTCCAGCTCGCGCTCCGGCATCTGGCCGTGGGCGACGACGATGCGCGCCTCCGGCAGCAGCTCCTCGAGCTTCATGCGCCGGTTCTCGATGGTCTCGACTTCGTTGTGCAGGAAATAGACCTGACCACCCCGCTTGAGTTCGCGCAGCACCGCTTCCCGGATGGTGCCGCTGTTTTCCGAGCGCACGAAGGTCTTGATGGCCAGTCGGCGCTGCGGTGCGGTGGCAATCACGCTCAGGTCCCGCAGGCCTTCCAGCGCCATGCCCAACGTACGAGGAATCGGTGTGGCGGTGAGGGTCAGCACGTCCACCTCGGCGCGCATCGCCTTCATCGCCTCCTTGTGGCGAACACCGAACCGATGCTCTTCGTCGATGACCAGCAGCCCGAGCCGTTTGAACTTCACATCGCCGGAGAGCAGCTTGTGGGTACCGATGACGATGTCGATCGACCCATCGGCCAGGCCTTCCATCGCCGCCTTGATCTCCTTGGCGGAGCGGAAGCGGCTCATCTCGGCCACCTTCACCGGCCATTTGCCGAAGCGGTCGGCGATGTTCTGAAAGTGTTGCTCCGCCAGCAGCGTGGTGGGCGCCAGCAGCGCGACCTGCTTGCCGCCCATGACCGCGACGAAGGCGGCGCGCAGCGCCACTTCGGTCTTGCCGAAGCCCACGTCACCGCAGACCAGCCGGTCCATCGGACGCGGGCTGATCATGTCCTGGATGACCGCATGAATGGCCGCGCGCTGGTCCGGGGTCTCCTCGAAGCCGAAGCTCGCGGCGAAGGCCTCGTAGTCGTGCGGTGAATAGCGGAATGCATGGCCCTCGCGCGCGGCGCGACGGGCATACAGGTTGAGCAGCTCGGCGGCGGTGTCGCGAACCTGCTCGGCGGCCTTGCGCCGGGCCTTGTCCCACTGGCCGGAGCCCAACCGATGCAGCGGGGCTTCTTCCGCACTGACGCCGGTGTAGCGGCTGATCAAGTGCAGTTGCGCGACCGGCACATACAGCGTGGCCTTGTCGGCGTACTCCAGATGGAGGAACTCACTGGGGCCGTCGCCCAGGTCGATGTTGATCAGGCCCAGGTAGCGGCCGATGCCGTGATTGGTGTGCACCACCGGATCGCCGACCTTCAGCTCGGACAGGTCCTTGATCAGCGCATTGACATCACTGACCTGCTCCTGCTTGCGACGTCGACGGGTGGTCGGCGTGGTGGCGAAGAGCTCGGTCTCGGTGATCAGCTGGATCAGCCGGCCGTCGTCCGGCTCATGCCAGAAGAAGCCGGCGGCCAGCGGCGCGGCGGTGATGGCGAACCGCTCATCCGGCGCAGCCTCGAAGGCGGCCAGATCCTGGACCGAGGGCGGATCGATCTTGTTGTCGCGCAGCAGCTCCAGCAGACTTTCACGCCGGCCTTCGCTTTCGGCCAGCAGCAGCACCCGGTAGGGGGTGCTCTTGAGATGCGACGCCAGACGGGCCAGCGGCTCCTGAGCGCCGCGCTCGACGCTCACATCCGGCAGCGGCCGGGCGTAGTCGACCTCGTCCCGGCCCCGCACCGACAGCACCGCATGCCGATGAGTGGCAGCGAAGAAGTCCTCCGGACGCAGGTAGATCTCCTCCGGCGGCAGGATGGGCCGATCCGGATCGTGCTGCAGGAAGCGGTGGCGTTCGCGGGTGTCGGTCCAGAAGCGCTGGAGGGCCTCGTCGACTTCGCCATGCAGCACCAAGCCGGCTTCGGCGGGCAGGTAATCGAACAGGCTGGCGACCGAATCGAAGAACAGCGGCAGGTAGTACTCGATGCCGGCGGTGGCCAGCCCGGTGTCGATGTCCTTGTAGATGCGCGACCGGGTGGGATCGCCGTCCATCTTCTCGCGCCAGCGGGCCCGGAAGGCCTTGCGCGAGGACTCGTCCATCGGAAACTCACGGCCGGGCAGCAGCCGGACCTCGGGCACGGGATAGAGGCTGCGCTGACTGTCCGGATCGAACACCCGAATCGAGTCGACCTCGTCACCGAACAGGTCGACCCGATAGGGCACCGGCGAGCCCATGGGGAACAGATCGATCAGTCCGCCCCGCACCGCATATTCACCGGGCGACACGACCTGGCTCACATGCTGATACCCGCCCAAGGTGAGCTGCTGCTTGAGGCCGGCCTCATCGAGACGTTGCTTCTGCCGGAAGTTGAATGTGGTCGCGGCCAGGAAGGCGGGCGGCGCCAGCCGGGTGAGCGCGGTGGTGGCGGGCAGCAGCACCAGATCCAGGTCGCGGTCTGCGGAGGCTTTGTCATTGGACTGCAACAGCCGCCACAAGGTGGCCAGTCGCTCCGAGATCAGGTCCTGGTGCGGGCTGAAGCTGTCGTAGGGCAGCGTCTCCCAGTCCGGAAAGACCGCCACACGCAGCTCCGGCGCGAAGAACTTCAGCTCGTCCTCCAGCCGCTGGGTGTCGCCCGGTTCGGCGGTCACCATCACGGTCAATCGTCCGGCTGCGAATTGCTGGCGGGCGAACCGGGACAGGAGCAGGGCGTCGGCCGAACCGAGCGGTCGGGGAAGGGTGAAGCGTTTGCCTGGGGCAATGGGTGACAGCTGCATGGCACACAAATGAGAACAGCCCCGGACAGGGGCTTGGCGCCAATTGTAGGGAAGGTGCGTGACGGTGCTTGGCCGCGGTGGGATTGCCCTGCGCCGAGGCGTCTGTGCATTCCGGTGTGTGGCTGATTTGCATGAGTCAGCGTTGGTGTTGATGTCGGGGAGGGTGTGGCGCCAACGACGTTTTCCGTTCCTGAATGAAATCCGTGGTCGGACTACCGGAATCGTGGGCAGATCTCGAGATTGGTACCACGACGCTCGATTGAGTCCTGGGAGCGGCCTCAAAACAATGACGGCTGTCTCTCCTCTCCACTTTCAGGGATCTTGTGAAACGACTCAACGCACGGGCGTCGCGCCCCTCTTGCCAAGACGCTGCGGCGTCCCATTCCCCCGTCCCGATGTTGGCGCTCGGCATGGGCGCTCTGCTGATCAGCGGTTCCGCGCTGGCGCAGGCGGTACGTCCGCCCGATGCGGGCCTGCTCAAACGCGAGGAGACCCCCCCGATGTCCACTCGCCTGCCCGCCGACCCGGTCCGCATGGCACCCCGCAGCGATGACGCGAAGGGCGGGGAACCGGCCGCGGCCGAGCGGCGTGTGACCCTGCGCAGCGTGCGCATCGAAGGGCTCACCGTGCTCGATGAGCAGGAACTCCTGGCGCTTCTTGGCCCAGTGGATGGCCAGCAGTTCACCTTGACCACCATGCGTGGATTGGCGGCTGAAGTGCAGCAACGCGTGCAACTGGCCGGCCGCCCCTTTGCGCGTGCCTATCTCCCGCCGCAGGATCTGTCGGGTGGCGAGCTGCGCATCGCCGTTGTGGAAGGCCGCTACGGCGCAGTGAATGTGCAGGCACACGAGCTGTCACCTGACTCGGCCGCCTCGGCACAGTCCTGGCTGGAACCTTTGAAGCCCGGCCAGCCGATCGGTGAGGAACTGACCCGTCAGATCCAGTTGCTGTCTGAATTGCCCGGCATCGACGTCGCAGCAACCATGGCGCCAGGGCGCGGCACCGGGGAAGGCGATCTGTCGGTGGACATCACCCCGCGACGCCGATTCGGTGGGGACATCCGGCTCGACAACCATGGCAGCCGCTACGCCGGCAGCCAGCGCCTCACCGCCACCGTTTATGGCAATGGCCTGGCCACACTGGGCGACCGCGGTGTCTTGTCCTTGGGCGCCAATGACGGCAAGGGCTGGCAGGGTGCGGCCGCCTACTCGCTGCCACTGGGAACCTCCGGTGTGCGTGCCGGCTTGTCCGGCAGCCGCAGCCACTATGAGCTGGGCAAGGAGTTCGTCTCCCTGGGTGCCGAAGGTCGTGTGGATGCGGTGGCATTGCAACTGACCGCGCCGCTGGTGGTCACGGCGGGCCAACGCGTCGATTTCCAGACGGGGGTTCAACGGCAACAGATCACGAATCTGCAGCGGGCGGTCGGGGCCAGTGACCAGCGTCAGGTGCGGTCCTTGTCTGGCGCCTTGCAGGCATCCAGCCTCTTGTCGACCGGCGGTGCCGTTTGGGGTCGCCTGTCTGCAGAAGTGGGGCAGGTGCGACTGCAGGCCGCGCAGCGTGAGCTGGACAGCCGGTCGGCACGCACGAACGGTGGCTATCTCCTGGTTGCGGGCGATGCGGCATTGCTCAAGCCCTTTGGTCGCTGGTCGGTGTTCCTGCGCGGCGCGGGGCAGACGAGCGATCGCAATCTCGATCCCTCCAAGAAGTTCGTGCTGGGCGGTGCCGATGGCGTGAGAGCCTGGCCCGCGGCCGAGGCCGCTGGGGACGACGGCGTGCTGGGGCAGGCGGAACTTCGCTATCGCCTCGGTGCGGCCGAACCCTTTGCGTTTGTCGATGCCGGTGGCGTGCGCATCAATCACAACCGCTGGGACGTCTCCAAGAACACGCGGACGATCGCAGGCACCGGTGTGGGCCTGCGTTGGACCGAGGGGCGTTGGACCATGCAGGGCACGGTGGGCTGGCGAACGGGAGCCCTGCGTGACCGCCCGGTGTCCGATCCGAGCGCGGGCAATCCGCAGCTGTGGGTCAGCGTGAACTACACGCCGGGCTCGTTCTGATCTCCCCACTCCCCGCAGGACGCTCCGGCTGACGCCATGACGCGATGACGCGATGACGCGATGACGCGATGACGCGGCGCGGCCTCGTCCCCTCATCGGGGTGGGCGCTTGTTCAGACAACGCCCGATCGATCTTCCCCTTCCCATTTCATTGAATCGCCACCATGAATCAAAGTTTCCGCTCCCTCTTCAATG
The Roseateles amylovorans genome window above contains:
- a CDS encoding ShlB/FhaC/HecB family hemolysin secretion/activation protein; translated protein: MLALGMGALLISGSALAQAVRPPDAGLLKREETPPMSTRLPADPVRMAPRSDDAKGGEPAAAERRVTLRSVRIEGLTVLDEQELLALLGPVDGQQFTLTTMRGLAAEVQQRVQLAGRPFARAYLPPQDLSGGELRIAVVEGRYGAVNVQAHELSPDSAASAQSWLEPLKPGQPIGEELTRQIQLLSELPGIDVAATMAPGRGTGEGDLSVDITPRRRFGGDIRLDNHGSRYAGSQRLTATVYGNGLATLGDRGVLSLGANDGKGWQGAAAYSLPLGTSGVRAGLSGSRSHYELGKEFVSLGAEGRVDAVALQLTAPLVVTAGQRVDFQTGVQRQQITNLQRAVGASDQRQVRSLSGALQASSLLSTGGAVWGRLSAEVGQVRLQAAQRELDSRSARTNGGYLLVAGDAALLKPFGRWSVFLRGAGQTSDRNLDPSKKFVLGGADGVRAWPAAEAAGDDGVLGQAELRYRLGAAEPFAFVDAGGVRINHNRWDVSKNTRTIAGTGVGLRWTEGRWTMQGTVGWRTGALRDRPVSDPSAGNPQLWVSVNYTPGSF
- the mfd gene encoding transcription-repair coupling factor, translated to MQLSPIAPGKRFTLPRPLGSADALLLSRFARQQFAAGRLTVMVTAEPGDTQRLEDELKFFAPELRVAVFPDWETLPYDSFSPHQDLISERLATLWRLLQSNDKASADRDLDLVLLPATTALTRLAPPAFLAATTFNFRQKQRLDEAGLKQQLTLGGYQHVSQVVSPGEYAVRGGLIDLFPMGSPVPYRVDLFGDEVDSIRVFDPDSQRSLYPVPEVRLLPGREFPMDESSRKAFRARWREKMDGDPTRSRIYKDIDTGLATAGIEYYLPLFFDSVASLFDYLPAEAGLVLHGEVDEALQRFWTDTRERHRFLQHDPDRPILPPEEIYLRPEDFFAATHRHAVLSVRGRDEVDYARPLPDVSVERGAQEPLARLASHLKSTPYRVLLLAESEGRRESLLELLRDNKIDPPSVQDLAAFEAAPDERFAITAAPLAAGFFWHEPDDGRLIQLITETELFATTPTTRRRRKQEQVSDVNALIKDLSELKVGDPVVHTNHGIGRYLGLINIDLGDGPSEFLHLEYADKATLYVPVAQLHLISRYTGVSAEEAPLHRLGSGQWDKARRKAAEQVRDTAAELLNLYARRAAREGHAFRYSPHDYEAFAASFGFEETPDQRAAIHAVIQDMISPRPMDRLVCGDVGFGKTEVALRAAFVAVMGGKQVALLAPTTLLAEQHFQNIADRFGKWPVKVAEMSRFRSAKEIKAAMEGLADGSIDIVIGTHKLLSGDVKFKRLGLLVIDEEHRFGVRHKEAMKAMRAEVDVLTLTATPIPRTLGMALEGLRDLSVIATAPQRRLAIKTFVRSENSGTIREAVLRELKRGGQVYFLHNEVETIENRRMKLEELLPEARIVVAHGQMPERELERVMREFVGGKHNLLLCSTIIETGIDVPSANTIVISRADKFGLAQLHQLRGRVGRSHHQAYAYLMVPDIEGLTKQAAQRLDAIQNMEELGSGFYLAMHDLEIRGAGEVLGENQSGNMMEVGFQLYNDMLSEAVRSLKAGREPDLLSPLSATTEINLHAPALLPDAYCGDVHQRLSLYKRLATADKSEQIDAMLEEITDRFGKLPAQGQTLFDTHRLRVLAKPYGVMKIDAAPTVININFRPNPPIDAMRVIELVQKNRNIKLVGNEKLRIDKALSDPKDRAQAVREVLRLLGAPVKT
- the serB gene encoding phosphoserine phosphatase SerB; translated protein: MSADPSPLVLQGLTPPLRLSDFRLAAFDMDSTLINIECIDEIADAAGRKAEVAAITEAAMRGEITDFKDSLRRRLTLLKGVPSSALAQVLRDRLRFNPGARELCAALKAAGLKLVLVSGGFTYFTKHVAAELGMDFVRSNALEIVNEQLTGGLLMQPWGEICDGEEKRRMMLNCAEHIGATAAQCIAVGDGANDLPMMGAAGLSVAYHAKPAVRAKAMVAIPDGGLDRLLTVFA
- a CDS encoding PIN domain-containing protein; its protein translation is MRYMLDTNVVSALMREVACSGYSTSWRAINALKRDEVGLSVLVHNEVLFGLAKCPSPRRARQYQWVRRLIPVLPLTEDDHLPQHYARLRTLLESQGQRLETMDLLIAAHALSRDATLVSRDHGFARVPGLKLESWQHPRLTSVCEPTPGWRVR
- a CDS encoding flavin reductase family protein, encoding MRQAVPLAKASRLLNHGPTVLVASAHQGQRDVMAAAWNMPLDFDPPKVAVVIDKNTFSRGLIEASGSFVLSVPSAAQVDLVTGVGHTSGRDLDKFSRFGLSTEPASLVEAPLVQGCLAWLECRIYPEPYNQARYDLFLAEVVAAWADDTAFREGHWLDLPEGRRALHHLGGGQYFTTSGLLVGRMPDCTPD